In Aegilops tauschii subsp. strangulata cultivar AL8/78 chromosome 3, Aet v6.0, whole genome shotgun sequence, one genomic interval encodes:
- the LOC109740136 gene encoding uncharacterized protein, translating into MNFIYQCLPACVPAGAGPDRRGTDSQQRVFHFLLDLETQQNTTEPSQKQDRAHTHASLLFSSLLSAQFGGFCSPVSPHSTKPHSFHPSSSIHRYTQPACNRQQASARNHTMRNIMERSPHESSFSFSRRHFKWPVLGKSSSHGATSTAVAEEGFVKISSDKRAKEEEEEEASLAFSFHSEDFVSPPPKPLKQHRKNTRPGRTAVSRLRTALAAAISGRHRQVGLGSRLTGTLYGHRRGHVHLAFQVDPRACPALLLELTAPTASLVREMASGLVRIALECERSKGASAFPGTTAGAGAGRKLLEETVWRAYCNGKGCGYAVRRECGAADWRVLRALEPVSMGAGVIPASCGGGEGDVMYMRARFERVVGSRDSEAFYMINPDSSSNANSVGPELSVYLLRV; encoded by the coding sequence ATGAATTTCATTTATCAATGCTTGCCTGCCTGCGTGCCTGCCGGTGCCGGGCCTGACCGCAGAGGCACAGACTCACAGCAGCGTGTGTTCCATTTCCTCCTCGACCTCGAGACACAACAAAACACAACAGAGCCAAGCCAGAAACAAGACAGAGCTCACACACACGCTtcccttctcttctcttctctcctGTCTGCTCAGTTTGGTGGGTTCTGCTCACCAGTTTCCCCTCACAGTACAAAACCCCATTCCTTCCACCCATCATCCTCCATACATAGGTACACACAGCCGGCGTGCAATAGACAGCAAGCTTCTGCAAGAAACCATACCATGAGGAACATCATGGAGAGAAGCCCCCACGAGTCCTCATTCTCCTTCTCCCGGAGGCACTTCAAGTGGCCGGTTCTCGGCAAGAGCAGCAGCCATGGCGCCACTAGCACCGCCGTCGCCGAGGAAGGTTTCGTCAAGATCAGCTCGGATAAGCgggccaaggaggaggaggaggaggaggcgtccTTGGCTTTCTCCTTCCACTCGGAGGACTTCGTGTCTCCCCCGCCCAAGCCGCTCAAGCAGCACCGCAAGAATACTAGGCCAGGCCGCACGGCCGTGTCGCGCCTGCGCACGGCGCTGGCAGCGGCAATCTCCGGCCGGCACCGGCAGGTCGGCCTCGGCTCGCGGCTCACCGGCACGCTGTACGGGCACCGTCGCGGCCACGTCCACCTCGCGTTCCAGGTCGACCCGCGCGCGTGCCCGGCGCTGCTGCTGGAGCTGACCGCGCCCACGGCGTCGCTGGTTCGCGAGATGGCCTCGGGCCTCGTGCGCATCGCACTCGAGTGCGAGCGCTCCAAGGGCGCCTCCGCATTCCCCGGCACCACCGCGGGCGCCGGCGCGGGCAGGAAGCTGCTGGAGGAGACGGTGTGGCGCGCCTACTGCAACGGCAAGGGATGCGGGTACGCGGTGCGGCGCGAGTGCGGGGCCGCAGACTGGCGGGTGCTGCGCGCGCTGGAGCCCGTGTCCATGGGGGCCGGGGTCATACCGGCGTCCTGCGGTGGCGGCGAGGGAGACGTCATGTACATGCGCGCGCGGTTCGAGCGCGTGGTGGGCTCGCGCGACTCGGAGGCATTCTACATGATCAACCCGGACAGCAGCAGCAATGCCAACAGCGTCGGCCCCGAGCTTAGCGTCTACCTTCTTAGAGTTTGA
- the LOC109740129 gene encoding single-stranded DNA-binding protein, mitochondrial, producing MAAATSSLLGRRLLLLSRRFVSSPLRPLSTTGPPSSHSAAGSDVEPDPEPPADQGNQYRSQPRPPITTRPLENGLDHGIYKAIMVGKVGQEPVQKRLRSGKTVVLFSLGTGGIRNNRRPLDNEEPHQYAERSSVQWHRVCIYPDRLGSLALKHVKTGSVLYLEGNIETKVFSDPITGLVRRIREIAVRGNGRFLFLGNDGNGPKIGEVKGVGYF from the exons ATGGCggccgccacctcctccctcctcggccgccgcctcctcctcctctcccgtcgCTTCGTCTCTTCTCCTCTCCGCCCCTTGTCAACCACCGGGCCCCCGTCCTCACACTCGGCCGCGGGATCCGATGTCGAGCCCGACCCTGAGCCACCCGCCGATCAGGGTAATCAGTACCGGAGCCAGCCGAGGCCTCCCATCACCACCCGCCCCCTCGAGAATGGCCTCGACCACGGCATCTACAAG GCTATAATGGTGGGAAAGGTGGGTCAAGAGCCTGTGCAGAAGCGGCTGCGGAGTGGGAAGACCGTCGTGCTGTTCTCTCTGGGCACCGGCGGTATCCGCAACAACCGCCGCCCGTTGGACAACGAGGAGCCGCACCAGTACGCGGAACGCAGCTCCGTGCAGTGGCACCGCGTATGCATCTACCCGGACAGGCTGGGTAGCCTCGCGCTGAAGCATGTCAAGACCGG ATCTGTTCTCTATTTGGAAGGAAATATTGAGACAAAGGTGTTCTCCGATCCTATAACTGGGCTCGTTAGACGCATAAGAGAAATAGCTGTTCGAGGAAATG GTCGGTTCCTGTTTCTTGGTAACGATGGCAATGGCCCCAAGATAGGTGAAGTGAAGGGCGTTGGGTACTTCTGA